DNA from Aliarcobacter skirrowii CCUG 10374:
AAGACTAGGACTTAAATTTGTAGTTATTACAAGTCCAGCAAGAGATGATTTAGCTGATGGTGGAGCAGAGCAATTTTATAGAGTAACTAAAGATATTTTAGAAAAATCTCCTCAAACAAAAGTTGAGATTTTAATTCCTGATTTTAAAGCAAATGAAGAGAGCTTAAAAAGAGTAATAGATTCAGGAGCTACAATTATTGGACACAATGTAGAAACTGTTCCTAGCCTTTATAGAATTAGAAGAAATGGAACTTATGAGAGAAGTTTAGAGGTTTTAAGAAAGTTAAAAGAGCTTGGTGGAGATAAAATTAAAACAAAAAGTGCTTTAATGGTTGGACTTGGTGAAACAGAAGATGAGATGATTGCTGTATTTAAAGATTTGTTGAGTGTTGGTTGTAAGTTTTTAAGTATTGGTCAATATTTAGCACCTAGTGGAGATTTTGAAAAAGTTATAGAGTATGTTAAACCTGAACAGTTTAAACGATATGAACAACTAGCCTATGATTTGGGATTTGAGTTTGTAAAAGCAAGTCCATACGCAAGAAGTTCATATATGGCTCACCAATATCTACAAGAGTAGTTAAAATTTAAACTCTATTTATGGAGTAAATTACTCCATAAAAGATATATTTTTGAAAAACTCTCTATATTTTGTATCGCCTTCATCTCTAGCTTTCATAGCTGCTCTTGGGTGTTCATTTAGCTGACCAGTTATCATATAAGGAATACTATATCCCCAGTCAAGTTTTTTCTCTAAATCAACTATATAGTTTTCAATAAACTCTAAAACAGGCATCTGTTTATATTTTGGATTTTTCAAAAATCCTAATAGAAGTTCAAGT
Protein-coding regions in this window:
- the lipA gene encoding lipoyl synthase — encoded protein: MTQQIDFKERANFKKPEWLRKKLTPHAQIEMENLLKDVGGLHTICQEAKCPNISECFANKNATFLILGNICTRRCTYCNVTTGKPHGVDLSEIQKVTTSVLRLGLKFVVITSPARDDLADGGAEQFYRVTKDILEKSPQTKVEILIPDFKANEESLKRVIDSGATIIGHNVETVPSLYRIRRNGTYERSLEVLRKLKELGGDKIKTKSALMVGLGETEDEMIAVFKDLLSVGCKFLSIGQYLAPSGDFEKVIEYVKPEQFKRYEQLAYDLGFEFVKASPYARSSYMAHQYLQE